A window of Lepidochelys kempii isolate rLepKem1 chromosome 1, rLepKem1.hap2, whole genome shotgun sequence contains these coding sequences:
- the TLR7 gene encoding toll-like receptor 7 has product MGEGLASLCPVLLFILTCDGASLVFCQAFHTWPSNRLRFLFLFLFSKLLSARWFPKSLPCDVKVEASKANVIVDCSDRHLTEIPHGIPLNTTNLTLTINHIPNIYPTSFVHLDNLLEIDFRCNCVPVRLGPKDHVCTRRLQIQNSSFATLTKLESLYLDGNQLSEIPRGLPSNLRLLSLEANSIFSITKENLSELGNIEMLYLGQNCYYRNPCNVSFEIEEAAFRDLRNLTVLSLKANNLTYIPHNLSSTLKELYLYNNMIQKVQEHDLNDLYNLEILDLSGNCPRCYNAPFPCTPCPNNAPIWIHHKAFDALKELKILRLHSNSLHNVPSSWFKNTKNLKVLDLSQNFLAKEIGEACFLNFIPNLVELDLSFNFELQVYSSFLNLSKTFSSLTHLEILRVKGYVFRELSQENLRPLLHLRNLTVLDLGTNFIKLANLSMFKKFPSLKMIDLSVNKISPSSGEFNNHGFCSIPMASVDQYKSRMLQEMHYFRYDEYGRSCKSKDKEAASFQPFVNEDCLSYGETLDLSRNNIFFINPSDFQHLTFLKCLNLSGNAISQTLNGSEFYPLSGLKYLDFSNNRIDLLYSTAFQELKDLEILDLSGNKHYFLAEGITHMLDFTKNLTFLKKLMMNGNEISTSTNMGMESHSLQTLEFKGNHLDVLWRDGDTRYLSFFKNLTSLEQLDISYNSLSFLPPGAFEGMPPRLKVLILTNNMLKTFNWGKLHFLEKLETLDLSNNLLSTVPRELSNCSATLHKLILQNNRIRRLTKYFLRDAFQLKHLDLSSNKIQIIKKSSFPENVISNLEMLLLHGNPFKCICDAVWFVWWINQTEVTIPLLATDVTCAGPGAHKGKSVIFLDLYTCELDSSHVILYSLTASAILCLMVFTVTSHLYFWDMWYSYHFCTAKIKGYRRLHSPETCYDAFVSYDNEDPAVAEWILKELVENLEDQKDKQFNLCLEERDWLPGQPVLDNLSQSIQLSRKTVFVLTNKYTTSGNFKTAFYMAHQRLMDEKVDVIILIFLERALKKSRYLRLRKRLCSSSVLEWPTNPQSQCYFWQCLKNALATNNDMTYNKLFQETV; this is encoded by the exons ATGGGAGAAGGACTGGCATCCTTATGCCCTGTTCTTCTCTTCATCCTGACATGTGATGGTGCCTCTCTGGTCTTCTGCCAG GCCTTTCACACATGGCCCTCAAACAGATTGCGCTTCCTCTTTCTCTTCCTGTTTTCCAAGCTGCTGTCAGCCAGATGGTTTCCTAAAAGCTTACCCTGTGATGTGAAAGTAGAAGCTTCAAAAGCCAATGTGATAGTGGACTGCAGTGATCGTCACCTCACTGAAATCCCACACGGGATTCCTCTGAACACCACCAACCTGACTCTCACCATTAACCATATTCCAAACATTTACCCAACATCCTTTGTCCATCTTGATAATCTTTTGGAGATTGATTTCAGGTGCAACTGTGTGCCTGTTCGACTGGGGCCAAAGGATCATGTGTGCACCAGGAGACTGCAAATCCAGAACAGCAGCTTTGCCACTCTTACAAAGTTAGAGTCATTGTACTTGGATGGAAATCAGCTATCAGAAATACCTCGGGGGCTTCCTTCTAATTTACGCCTGCTGAGCCTCGAAGCAAACAGCATTTTTTCCATCACAAAAGAGAATCTGTCAGAACTTGGAAACATAGAAATGTTGTATCTGGGACAGAACTGCTATTACCGTAATCCGTGCAATGTTTCATTTGAAATTGAAGAAGCAGCCTTCCGGGACTTGAGAAATTTAACAGTATTGTCCCTGAAAGCCAATAATTTAACCTACATTCCACACAATTTGTCATCCACTTTAAAGGAACTGTACCTTTACAATAACATGATTCAAAAAGTTCAGGAGCATGATTTAAATGACCTTTACAATTTGGAAATTCTTGATTTAAGTGGCAACTGCCCTCGCTGTTACAATGCCCCATTTCCGTGTACTCCGTGCCCTAATAATGCCCCAATTTGGATCCATCACAAGGCCTTTGATGccttaaaagaattaaaaattctgcgcctTCACAGTAACTCCCTTCACAATGTACCCAGTAGCTGGTTTAAGAACAccaagaatctcaaagtgcttgaCCTTTCCCAAAATTTCCTGGCCAAAGAAATTGGAGAAGCTTGTTTTTTGAACTTTATCCCCAACCTCGTAGAGCTGGATCTGTCCTTTAATTTCGAACTTCAGGTTTATTCTTCATTTTTGAACCTGTCTAAGACATTTTCCTCTCTCACACACCTGGAAATTTTGAGGGTTAAGGGTTATGTCTTCAGAGAATTGAGTCAAGAAAACCTACGTCCATTGCTTCATCTTAGAAACTTGACAGTTTTGGACCTGGGAACTAATTTTATCAAACTCGCTAACCTGAGTATGTTTAAAAAATTCCCATCTCTTAAAATGATAGACCTCTCAGTAAATAAAATATCTCCTTCTTCAGGTGAATTCAATAATCATGGTTTTTGTTCTATCCCCATGGCTTCAGTAGACCAATACAAAAGCCGAATGCTGCAGGAAATGCATTATTTCCGGTATGATGAGTATGGGCGAAGTTGTAAATCCAAAGACAAAGAGGCTGCTTCCTTCCAACCTTTTGTTAATGAGGACTGCCTCAGTTATGGGGAAACTCTGGATCTAAGCAGAAACAACATATTTTTTATCAACCCCTCTGACTTCCAGCATCTCACTTTCCTCAAATGCCTCAACTTGTCAGGTAATGCTATCAGCCAGACTTTGAATGGAAGTGAGTTCTACCCTCTCTCTGGACTGAAATATCTGGATTTTTCTAACAATCGGATTGATTTGTTGTACTCAACTGCCTTCCAGGAACTGAAAGATCTGGAAATTCTAGACCTGAGCGGTAACAAACATTATTTTCTGGCAGAAGGTATTACTCACATGCTTGATTTTACAAAGAATTTGACCTTTCTGAAGAAGCTGATGATGAATGGGAATGAAATTTCCACTTCTACTAATATGGGGATGGAAAGTCATTCTCTTCAGACTTTGGAATTCAAAGGAAATCACTTAGATGTTTTATGGAGGGATGGGGATACTAGATACTTGTCATTTTTCAAGAATCTGACCAGCCTAGAGCAACTGGACATTTCCTACAACTCTCTGAGTTTTTTGCCTCCTGGTGCTTTTGAAGGCATGCCTCCACGGCTCAAGGTACTCATCTTAACCAATAACATGCTGAAGACTTTCAACTGGGGGAAACTCCACTTTTTGGAGAAACTGGAAACCTTGGATCTTAGCAATAATCTGTTGAGTACTGTCCCCCGGGAGCTGTCCAATTGCTCTGCAACCCTCCACAAACTGATACTACAGAACAATAGGATCCGACGGCTGACCAAGTACTTTCTCAGAGATGCCTTCCAGTTAAAACACTTGGATCTCAGCTCAAACAAAAtccaaataattaagaaatctaGCTTCCCAGAGAATGTTATCAGCAATCTGGAGATGTTGCTTTTACATGGCAACCCTTTCAAGTGCATTTGTGATGCTGTGTGGTTTGTTTGGTGGATCAACCAGACTGAGGTTACAATTCCTCTGCTGGCCACAGATGTGACCTGTGCAGGCCCAGGAGCACATAAAGGTAAGAGTGTGATTTTCTTGGATCTGTATACCTGCGAACTGGACTCCTCTCATGTGATCCTGTACTCTCTGACAGCATCAGCTATCCTGTGTCTGATGGTATTTACAGTTACAAGTCACCTCTACTTCTGGGATATGTGGTATAGTTACCATTTCTGCACTGCCAAGATAAAGGGCTATCGGCGTTTACATTCACCAGAAACTTGCTATGATGCTTTTGTTTCCTACGATAATGAAGATCCAGCTGTAGCTGAATGGATCTTGAAAGAATTAGTTGAAAACCTGGAAGATCAAAAAGATAAACAGTTCAATTTATGTTTGGAAGAAAGAGATTGGCTGCCGGGGCAACCAGTTTTGGACAATCTTTCCCAGAGCATACAACTGAGCCGAAAAACCGTATTTGTGCTGACTAACAAGTACACAACAAGTGGCAACTTTAAGACAGCATTTTACATGGCACACCAGAGACTTATGGATGAAAAAGTAGATGTGATTATCTTGATATTTCTTGAGAGAGCTCTGAAGAAGTCCAGGTACCTCCGGCTGAGGAAAAGGCTGTGTAGTAGCTCTGTCCTAGAGTGGCCAACCAATCCTCAGTCCCAGTGTTATTTCTGGCAGTGTCTGAAAAATGCATTGGCGACAAACAATGACATGACCTACAACAAACTGTTCCAAGAGACTGTGTAG